A section of the Gammaproteobacteria bacterium genome encodes:
- a CDS encoding sugar phosphate nucleotidyltransferase, which produces MNIFIPAAGFGSRLSPITSRIPKPLLPIVGKPLLGLSLEKLNRLKPNQIGINLHYLREALTQWVAHSPLRNKIQLFPEETILGSGGALNNAYSLLCQDHFLVYNSDVLCDLDLEWLMQQHLNSENLVTLTTCQHPKFPHVKANVAINSEGFFQGVDKKLIPYAKVAQYVAYTSIAMYSPEFLQFLPAGKSSVLDAWLTVAAKGYRIGTVDISAYDWNDIGTPAAYFSAAMTNLKSTGKSVYIHPSANVNRTAVIEGEVIIERYAVVESGVSIKNCLLLPGAELIKNRRYENSIIGPGYELPMLSSFACAQD; this is translated from the coding sequence ATGAATATATTTATACCTGCTGCGGGATTTGGTTCGCGCTTATCCCCCATTACCTCCCGTATACCTAAACCTTTACTGCCTATTGTTGGCAAACCCTTGCTAGGATTATCGCTGGAAAAACTCAACCGCCTTAAACCTAATCAAATAGGTATAAATCTTCACTATCTGCGCGAAGCCTTAACCCAATGGGTTGCGCATTCGCCGTTGCGCAATAAAATACAGCTATTTCCAGAAGAAACGATTTTAGGTTCTGGTGGCGCACTGAACAATGCCTATTCTTTATTGTGCCAAGATCACTTTCTGGTTTATAACAGTGATGTGCTATGTGATCTAGATTTAGAATGGTTAATGCAACAACATTTGAATTCTGAAAACCTAGTCACACTCACCACCTGTCAGCACCCTAAATTTCCTCATGTTAAAGCGAATGTTGCTATTAATTCTGAAGGTTTTTTTCAAGGCGTTGACAAAAAGCTTATTCCTTACGCTAAAGTAGCACAATACGTGGCTTATACCAGTATCGCGATGTATTCCCCTGAGTTTTTACAATTTTTACCTGCAGGAAAATCCAGTGTGCTAGATGCCTGGTTGACAGTAGCCGCCAAAGGTTATCGCATCGGCACCGTAGATATCAGCGCTTATGACTGGAATGATATAGGCACTCCTGCCGCCTATTTCTCAGCTGCTATGACTAATTTAAAAAGTACTGGTAAATCGGTTTATATCCATCCTTCTGCCAATGTCAATCGCACTGCGGTCATAGAAGGAGAGGTGATTATTGAAAGATATGCGGTAGTCGAGTCGGGGGTCAGTATTAAAAACTGCTTACTGCTACCTGGTGCTGAGTTAATAAAAAACCGGCGCTATGAAAATAGTATCATAGGGCCCGGTTATGAGCTGCCAATGCTGTCATCCTTCGCTTGCGCTCAGGACTAA
- a CDS encoding methyltransferase domain-containing protein, which yields MESNSQIKYLIGNLPEIYQPIYGFNEFDGNSSRSCYDRWWIVQSVADKLRSELQRPLRILDIGCAQGFFCFNLAAVGDEVYGIDIVPQNVELCTELSKVLSLPATFVVADCVAGIDALPIKEFDLIIGLSVFHHLCHHIGFETTRNFIGLLAQRTAACLIETALREEPEKWATSLPDQPYELLDQFAYFQQISHHHTHLSKIQRPIYFCSNHYWYINEELTHFDSWTNTSHEFTNDAHKDSRRYYFTTNTMLKNFQLSGDEAESNREELVGEIKFLQSGFSVTHVLPRLLGFEMHEDSGWVLREKIPGILLSTMIIKGLDYDPNVIIGDILEQLAALEAHGLYHNDLRVWNVLISTQGSVRLIDFGAIEDAARNVMVPKNIFLAFLVFIYEVTHRKIVTIRNLSPMFLKAENYPDIYLNLIQGILSTHPQQWSFSLFLKLFHEGEQKIISAELNNSLRPWLNEIEGLIAKREMKLKYFEKVVIKKLSQESRKNTLQQKLINIFLYNKFLVRFSKFSRYLNRPLVS from the coding sequence ATGGAATCGAACTCACAGATAAAATATCTAATTGGTAATTTGCCAGAAATCTATCAACCAATTTATGGTTTTAATGAATTTGATGGGAATTCATCGCGCAGCTGTTATGATAGATGGTGGATCGTACAGAGTGTTGCTGATAAATTGCGTTCTGAGTTGCAGCGTCCATTGCGGATTTTAGATATAGGATGCGCTCAGGGTTTCTTCTGTTTTAACCTGGCAGCTGTTGGTGATGAGGTATATGGTATTGATATAGTTCCGCAAAATGTGGAGCTTTGCACAGAGTTATCTAAAGTCTTGTCCTTGCCTGCGACTTTTGTAGTTGCTGACTGTGTAGCCGGAATTGACGCTTTGCCCATTAAAGAGTTTGATTTAATCATAGGACTTAGCGTTTTTCATCATCTGTGTCATCACATCGGATTTGAGACTACTCGAAATTTCATTGGCCTTTTAGCACAAAGAACGGCAGCCTGTCTTATCGAAACCGCTCTTAGAGAAGAGCCTGAAAAATGGGCTACTTCCCTACCGGACCAGCCCTATGAATTATTGGATCAATTTGCTTATTTTCAGCAAATATCACACCATCATACCCACCTGTCAAAAATTCAGCGTCCTATCTATTTTTGCAGCAATCATTATTGGTATATTAATGAAGAGCTAACGCATTTTGATTCATGGACTAATACTTCACATGAATTTACGAATGATGCACATAAAGACTCACGACGTTATTATTTTACCACTAATACGATGCTTAAAAATTTTCAACTCTCAGGTGATGAAGCAGAGAGCAACCGTGAAGAACTTGTAGGTGAAATAAAATTTTTGCAAAGTGGATTTTCGGTGACTCATGTATTGCCGCGCTTGTTGGGTTTTGAAATGCATGAAGACAGCGGTTGGGTGTTGCGTGAAAAAATACCTGGGATTTTATTAAGCACCATGATAATCAAGGGACTGGATTATGACCCTAATGTGATTATTGGTGACATTCTGGAACAATTGGCCGCCTTGGAAGCGCATGGTCTTTATCATAATGATTTACGCGTTTGGAATGTGCTGATTTCTACCCAGGGTTCGGTACGGCTCATTGATTTTGGCGCTATTGAAGATGCAGCACGTAATGTGATGGTGCCTAAAAATATTTTTCTAGCATTTTTAGTATTTATCTATGAAGTAACTCACAGAAAAATAGTCACGATCAGGAATTTGAGCCCTATGTTCTTAAAGGCAGAAAATTATCCTGATATTTATTTAAATTTAATTCAGGGAATATTATCAACACACCCGCAACAATGGAGTTTTAGCCTGTTTTTAAAGCTATTTCACGAGGGTGAGCAGAAAATCATTTCAGCTGAACTGAATAATTCTTTAAGACCTTGGTTAAATGAAATTGAAGGATTGATAGCAAAAAGGGAAATGAAGCTTAAATATTTTGAAAAAGTAGTTATTAAGAAGCTAAGTCAAGAATCAAGAAAAAATACTTTGCAGCAAAAATTAATAAATATTTTTCTGTATAATAAATTTTTAGTGCGCTTCTCTAAATTTTCGCGCTATCTTAATCGACCGTTGGTTTCTTAG
- a CDS encoding ABC transporter ATP-binding protein produces MNLPTSNFAFIFYFVRQQWLRFLALFAISMVWAVNDAMLPYFLKRIVNTLHDYTGPPQGVYLAVKGILIILLIFWIVTEILNRIQGINQIYTFPRFRANIRASVFNYVKSHSHEYFSNQFAGNLAKKLADLPHSCQNIMEIISFQFITATVGISMVLTMMWLTKPLFAVILLIWLSFHLGLTILILRRANVLYETHAESVSVLSGKIVDIFTNILNVRLFARSRYESEYLQQFQQDEITKARKAMWLIELMRMGLGINGLFLIFGMIFTLLYGWAHGWVTLGDFTQVSMQSFWLLGLIWFVSFQMTVFVRETGTISDALSLIKKSHDLSDTENAHPIAIPCGQIIFNQVTFGYKRNRPIFQNLNLVIQPGEKIGLVGFSGSGKSTLVNLILRFYDLQSGQILIDGQDIAKVSQESLRAQIAMIPQDPALFHRSLMENIRYGRLDATDEEVFKASELAHCHEFIEKLDCDYESLVGERGIKLSGGQRQRIAIARAILKNAPILILDEATSSLDSVTEKLIQESLEHLMQGRTTIVIAHRLSTLADMDRILVFHKGEIVEQGTIANLLNVNGHFAKLWHMQSEGFLPES; encoded by the coding sequence ATGAATCTGCCTACATCAAATTTTGCCTTTATTTTTTACTTCGTCCGTCAACAATGGTTGCGGTTTCTAGCCTTATTCGCCATATCAATGGTTTGGGCGGTTAACGATGCGATGTTGCCTTATTTCTTGAAACGGATAGTCAATACTCTGCACGACTACACCGGCCCTCCACAAGGTGTCTATTTGGCAGTCAAGGGCATATTAATTATCTTACTGATATTCTGGATCGTGACAGAAATATTAAATCGCATTCAAGGTATTAACCAAATTTATACTTTCCCACGTTTTCGCGCTAACATTCGCGCCTCGGTATTTAATTACGTAAAATCACATTCTCATGAATATTTTTCCAACCAATTTGCCGGAAATCTCGCCAAAAAGCTGGCTGACTTACCGCACAGCTGTCAAAACATTATGGAGATTATTTCCTTTCAATTTATTACAGCAACTGTAGGCATCAGCATGGTGTTGACCATGATGTGGCTTACCAAACCACTGTTTGCTGTGATTCTATTAATTTGGCTCAGTTTTCATTTGGGATTAACCATCCTTATTTTACGTCGCGCTAACGTACTATATGAAACCCATGCTGAATCCGTTTCCGTATTAAGCGGAAAAATTGTCGACATATTTACGAATATTTTAAATGTGCGTCTATTCGCGCGTAGTCGATATGAATCCGAATATTTGCAACAATTCCAACAAGATGAAATCACTAAAGCCAGAAAAGCCATGTGGCTAATTGAGTTAATGCGTATGGGTCTTGGAATAAATGGATTATTCCTCATATTCGGTATGATTTTTACTTTACTCTACGGCTGGGCGCACGGTTGGGTAACGCTGGGCGATTTTACTCAAGTGAGTATGCAGTCATTCTGGTTATTAGGTTTGATTTGGTTCGTCAGTTTTCAAATGACTGTGTTTGTGCGGGAGACCGGCACCATTAGCGATGCATTGAGTTTAATTAAAAAAAGCCACGATCTATCGGACACTGAAAATGCCCATCCTATTGCCATTCCTTGCGGTCAAATCATTTTTAATCAGGTCACTTTTGGTTACAAAAGAAATCGTCCGATATTTCAAAATTTGAATCTTGTCATTCAACCTGGAGAGAAAATTGGTTTAGTTGGATTTTCCGGCTCAGGAAAGTCTACTCTGGTGAATCTCATCTTGCGTTTCTACGACTTACAATCTGGTCAGATTTTAATTGATGGTCAAGATATCGCTAAAGTCAGTCAAGAATCTTTACGCGCTCAAATCGCCATGATTCCACAAGATCCCGCATTGTTTCATCGCAGCTTAATGGAAAATATCCGCTACGGCCGTTTGGATGCAACAGACGAAGAAGTCTTTAAAGCCTCAGAGCTGGCACACTGCCATGAGTTCATTGAAAAATTGGATTGTGACTATGAGTCTCTAGTCGGAGAACGCGGCATTAAATTATCCGGTGGTCAACGACAACGCATTGCCATCGCTCGCGCCATCTTAAAAAATGCGCCGATTCTAATTTTAGACGAGGCAACTTCTTCACTGGATTCAGTTACAGAAAAGCTGATTCAAGAAAGCCTGGAGCATTTAATGCAGGGTAGAACTACGATTGTAATTGCACACCGTTTATCTACATTAGCTGATATGGATAGAATTTTAGTCTTTCATAAAGGAGAAATCGTCGAACAGGGTACAATTGCAAACTTACTGAATGTAAATGGCCACTTTGCGAAATTATGGCATATGCAATCCGAAGGATTTTTGCCAGAGAGTTGA
- a CDS encoding MFS transporter, with product MSKNSALPAMTVTLLLDFIGLFMVIPIFAPLLLDPHSPMLPTQAPIGLRTTLIGLLIASYGFGQLWGGPVLGELSDQLGRKKVIIWGVACLVGANILGVLSLFMNNLVLLFLCRFGTGFASGNGSVIFAAVTHSNRDEKQRGLQLGYLAGACSIGAVLGPVVGAGLSAIHGLPWPSKATPFLFMSIAFAVNIFMLIRGYQDRGHYERRPFNLFTGFKNIFECFTIQPLPLLLLSYFLFVLSTETIFAGLPIFAVRKFQVSSAWLGVLFAMGSLCSALSSLVINRKLSEHYSSNQIVLLCLSILCIAFFLFLLPRHPGGLFIPYALVGFTCVLVWAHYNSIFGGVVAKNIQGKVIGVAQSLLSLSILIGPPIMGGLMAVHQEIVVYISGCSSISALVCFSIWVKQQQRSL from the coding sequence ATGTCAAAAAATTCAGCATTACCCGCAATGACCGTGACGCTATTACTTGATTTTATCGGGTTGTTCATGGTGATTCCTATCTTTGCTCCCCTATTACTTGATCCTCACAGTCCTATGCTGCCTACTCAAGCACCCATTGGCTTGCGCACGACCTTAATTGGGTTATTGATTGCCAGTTATGGTTTTGGGCAGCTATGGGGTGGGCCGGTTTTAGGAGAATTATCAGACCAGCTGGGGCGCAAGAAAGTAATTATTTGGGGTGTCGCTTGTCTGGTGGGTGCTAATATTTTGGGCGTGCTTAGCCTTTTTATGAATAATTTAGTGCTATTGTTTTTGTGCCGTTTTGGAACTGGATTTGCCTCAGGGAATGGTTCTGTGATTTTTGCTGCAGTGACGCATAGTAATCGAGATGAAAAGCAACGTGGTTTGCAATTAGGGTATCTGGCCGGTGCCTGTTCTATTGGCGCTGTGCTAGGTCCTGTGGTAGGCGCTGGCTTGTCAGCAATACATGGATTACCATGGCCGAGTAAAGCAACGCCATTTTTATTTATGAGTATTGCTTTTGCAGTGAATATTTTTATGCTGATACGTGGCTATCAGGATAGGGGGCATTATGAAAGGCGTCCATTTAATCTTTTTACCGGATTTAAGAATATTTTTGAGTGCTTTACTATTCAACCTCTGCCATTACTATTGCTTTCTTATTTTTTATTTGTGCTAAGTACAGAAACTATTTTTGCGGGATTACCCATTTTTGCGGTGCGAAAGTTTCAGGTAAGTAGTGCTTGGTTAGGAGTTTTATTTGCTATGGGGTCTTTGTGTTCGGCACTGAGTTCTTTAGTGATTAATCGTAAACTGAGTGAACATTATAGTTCTAATCAAATTGTATTATTGTGCTTGAGCATTCTTTGTATAGCTTTCTTTTTATTTTTGCTGCCAAGGCATCCGGGTGGATTATTTATTCCTTATGCTTTGGTAGGTTTTACCTGTGTATTGGTATGGGCGCATTATAATTCTATTTTTGGTGGTGTGGTGGCTAAAAATATTCAAGGGAAAGTCATTGGTGTGGCGCAATCTTTATTGTCGTTGTCTATATTAATTGGGCCACCGATAATGGGTGGGTTGATGGCGGTGCATCAAGAAATTGTGGTTTATATTTCAGGATGTTCTAGCATAAGCGCGTTGGTGTGTTTTTCGATTTGGGTTAAACAGCAGCAGCGTTCTTTATGA
- the tam gene encoding trans-aconitate 2-methyltransferase encodes MPSWNPKQYLKFFNQRTRPCQDLARSVQIEDPQKIIDLGCGPGNSTQVLMECWPNAVITGLDSSEQMIMEARKLYPKGQWLQADIASWTPLETYDIVFSNAALQWVSEHERVLPHLLQQVKPGGALAFQVPANINATAHQLMRDLAASKHWRKHFHQPIREWYVHPPAFYYDVLSPHASHIELWRSEYFHAMSGPEAIVEWYKGSGLRPFLDLLPEDKQDSFLQGYLQLIAKAYPRQANGQVLFPFLRLFVIAYL; translated from the coding sequence ATGCCAAGCTGGAATCCCAAGCAATATCTAAAATTTTTTAATCAACGGACCCGCCCTTGCCAAGATCTAGCGCGTTCAGTTCAAATTGAAGATCCACAAAAAATCATTGATCTGGGCTGTGGTCCGGGCAATAGTACCCAAGTTTTAATGGAATGCTGGCCGAATGCGGTTATTACCGGCTTGGATAGTTCAGAGCAGATGATTATGGAGGCGCGCAAACTATATCCCAAGGGACAATGGTTGCAGGCAGATATTGCCAGTTGGACTCCGCTTGAAACTTACGATATAGTCTTTTCTAATGCGGCACTACAGTGGGTCTCAGAGCATGAACGGGTTCTACCGCATCTGCTGCAGCAGGTTAAACCAGGGGGTGCGCTGGCCTTTCAAGTGCCGGCTAATATCAATGCAACAGCTCATCAGTTGATGCGGGATTTGGCTGCTTCCAAACATTGGCGTAAACATTTCCATCAACCCATCAGGGAATGGTACGTACACCCACCTGCATTTTATTATGATGTTCTATCACCTCATGCGTCTCATATTGAGCTGTGGCGTAGCGAATACTTCCACGCCATGTCAGGTCCAGAGGCGATTGTTGAGTGGTATAAAGGCTCAGGGTTGCGGCCATTTCTCGATCTTTTACCTGAGGATAAGCAAGACTCATTTTTGCAGGGTTATTTGCAGTTGATTGCTAAAGCCTATCCACGGCAAGCCAATGGTCAGGTGCTTTTTCCTTTCCTTAGGCTTTTTGTGATCGCTTATTTGTAA
- a CDS encoding copper chaperone PCu(A)C codes for MLKKIFFTAFILFSSTWVAAQTPLATNDASNHEIAANVVSIKTPEVNATMPTQHGAQVYMELDNKGAIAHQLIAAYSPVAKLIQLHQTFQKEGTSFMQQVPVINIKPSQEQDLKQGGFHVMLMGLNQSLKKGHKIPLVLLFEDGSYLNLNITII; via the coding sequence ATGTTAAAAAAAATATTTTTCACGGCGTTTATTTTATTCAGTTCTACCTGGGTAGCAGCTCAAACCCCATTGGCAACTAATGATGCAAGCAACCATGAAATTGCCGCTAATGTAGTCAGCATTAAAACCCCAGAAGTGAATGCAACTATGCCAACGCAACATGGCGCCCAAGTATACATGGAATTGGATAACAAGGGAGCAATAGCACATCAACTCATTGCTGCCTATAGCCCAGTTGCTAAACTGATTCAACTGCATCAGACTTTTCAAAAAGAGGGTACAAGCTTTATGCAACAAGTACCAGTAATCAATATCAAACCAAGTCAAGAACAAGATCTCAAACAAGGCGGTTTTCATGTCATGCTAATGGGGTTAAACCAATCTTTAAAAAAAGGGCACAAAATACCCTTAGTATTGCTATTTGAAGATGGTAGTTATCTCAATTTAAATATAACAATTATCTAA
- a CDS encoding helix-turn-helix transcriptional regulator, protein MAEKNIPDDELYILRHKNGIMLIDDKEIQQYKNLSKMPDKLYTVSDLFKYPFSIYFLNQKSQLSNSNPVNLEFIQADSLKQVYGKSAFDIFKEESTLQLIKNDTKVMQAQKKLFFDEQLPDKQGSYFNGITIKLPWYSQKNAILGVLGLTIFWGQGSPASSFSLIDELEFLNDKNGITGSLPGAQLGNNYLTQRELEILQHIIEGRPARTIAEILVISRRTVETHIEHIKNKIGVTSKPELIEKALDFYRSSSS, encoded by the coding sequence ATGGCCGAGAAAAATATTCCCGACGATGAATTATATATTCTCCGTCACAAAAATGGCATTATGCTGATTGATGATAAAGAAATACAACAGTATAAAAATCTATCTAAAATGCCAGATAAACTTTATACAGTATCCGATTTATTCAAATACCCATTTTCTATTTATTTTTTAAATCAAAAGAGTCAGTTATCAAACTCTAATCCTGTCAATTTAGAATTTATACAAGCAGATTCATTAAAGCAGGTTTATGGAAAAAGCGCTTTTGATATTTTTAAAGAGGAATCCACCTTACAACTGATTAAAAATGACACAAAAGTAATGCAAGCACAGAAAAAACTTTTTTTTGATGAACAACTGCCTGATAAACAGGGTTCCTATTTTAATGGTATTACCATCAAATTACCCTGGTATAGTCAAAAAAATGCAATCCTTGGTGTATTAGGATTAACCATTTTTTGGGGTCAGGGCTCTCCAGCAAGCTCTTTCTCATTAATTGATGAATTGGAATTTTTAAATGATAAAAATGGCATTACCGGCAGCTTACCTGGTGCGCAATTAGGGAATAACTACCTCACCCAACGAGAGCTTGAAATACTGCAACATATTATTGAAGGAAGGCCTGCAAGAACAATTGCAGAAATTCTGGTTATCTCAAGACGCACCGTTGAAACCCATATAGAACATATCAAAAATAAAATTGGCGTAACCAGCAAACCCGAATTGATAGAAAAGGCGTTAGATTTTTATCGATCTTCTTCTTCCTGA
- a CDS encoding DUF4239 domain-containing protein — translation MNFFSQYPVISVALLAAIIGSALVAVIRNWVALHFLTSHHEVAFPIFLQIGVIYAVVLAFTFSMVLNEVGESYREAKIETTDLLTLAQLAPGFSPEVRNSIQQTLIEYTDAIITKEWPKMIRHQEEPQVAEILEKLQRIYLNMDVQSPKEQVIYSNSLEHLAKLRENRRLRIFIATQPKLENPLMLLVMLGFVVVGISYFFGMDRLWAQMVLTGALIYTITSLLMIIFILSNPFASKFGISTRIYKDTLGRLEQMAKES, via the coding sequence ATGAATTTTTTTTCACAGTATCCCGTTATCAGTGTTGCGCTTCTAGCGGCTATTATAGGTTCAGCCTTAGTGGCAGTCATCAGAAATTGGGTCGCTTTACATTTTCTAACTTCTCATCATGAAGTGGCATTCCCTATTTTTTTGCAAATTGGCGTAATTTATGCCGTGGTATTGGCGTTTACATTTTCTATGGTACTCAATGAGGTTGGGGAAAGTTACAGGGAAGCTAAAATAGAAACCACTGATTTGTTGACTTTAGCGCAGCTGGCGCCGGGATTTTCACCAGAAGTTCGGAATAGTATTCAACAAACGCTCATTGAATACACAGACGCTATTATTACCAAAGAATGGCCGAAAATGATTAGGCACCAAGAAGAACCACAAGTTGCAGAGATTCTTGAGAAATTACAGAGAATTTACTTGAACATGGATGTGCAATCACCCAAAGAACAGGTTATTTATTCTAACTCTTTAGAGCATTTAGCAAAATTGCGGGAAAATCGACGCTTAAGAATTTTTATTGCTACACAACCTAAACTAGAAAATCCATTAATGTTACTGGTTATGCTGGGATTTGTAGTCGTTGGTATTTCTTATTTTTTTGGCATGGATCGTCTTTGGGCGCAGATGGTTTTAACCGGAGCATTAATTTACACGATCACTTCCCTCTTAATGATTATCTTTATATTGAGCAATCCTTTTGCTAGCAAATTCGGTATAAGCACGAGAATTTATAAAGATACATTGGGTCGGTTGGAGCAAATGGCTAAGGAGTCGTAA
- a CDS encoding glucose 1-dehydrogenase: MKLKNKIALITGGSSGIGLAIAQLFLQEGAKVVITGSNRVKLEKAKEQLKGDVFAVQSDIADLNEIHDLYQQIHKHFNANLDILVANAGIVKIAPVEKVTEELFDKVMSVNLKGTYFTVQKSLPYLNSPASIILISSIAAKSGMENFSVYCASKAAIISLSQTFAAELTSKNIRVNSISPGVIRTPIFEQVDATEQDLQEWSKLIPLKRVAEPSEVASIALYLASDDSSYVTATDFTIDGGLTGISLF; this comes from the coding sequence ATGAAATTAAAAAATAAAATTGCTTTAATTACTGGTGGCTCCAGCGGAATCGGGCTAGCTATTGCACAATTATTTTTGCAAGAAGGTGCCAAGGTAGTTATCACAGGAAGCAACAGAGTAAAACTAGAAAAAGCCAAAGAGCAATTAAAGGGTGATGTTTTTGCTGTACAGAGTGATATTGCTGATTTAAATGAGATTCATGATTTATACCAGCAAATCCATAAGCATTTTAATGCTAATCTTGATATCCTCGTTGCGAATGCGGGTATTGTTAAAATCGCTCCGGTTGAAAAAGTTACAGAAGAACTCTTTGACAAAGTCATGTCAGTCAATTTAAAAGGTACCTATTTTACCGTGCAAAAATCCTTACCCTATTTAAACAGTCCGGCATCAATTATTTTAATTTCTTCTATTGCTGCTAAATCCGGCATGGAAAATTTTTCAGTCTATTGTGCTTCAAAAGCAGCAATTATTTCTTTATCGCAAACATTTGCAGCTGAATTAACCTCTAAAAATATTCGGGTAAATTCCATATCACCCGGTGTGATACGCACACCAATTTTTGAACAGGTCGACGCAACGGAACAAGATTTGCAAGAATGGTCAAAATTAATACCCTTAAAGAGGGTGGCTGAACCTAGTGAGGTTGCAAGTATAGCATTATATCTTGCATCAGATGACTCATCTTATGTAACAGCAACAGACTTTACTATAGATGGAGGGTTAACAGGGATTTCATTATTTTAA
- a CDS encoding DUF488 domain-containing protein, producing MTLKIKRIYEKFQESDGFRILIDRLWPRGIKKENAHIDLWLKEIAPSDALRKWFNHDPQKWPEFQKRYAKELKSKGEVIAIIYQEEQKHTVTLLYGSKETEHNNAIALKKFLEG from the coding sequence ATGACTCTGAAAATTAAAAGGATTTATGAAAAATTTCAAGAATCAGATGGATTTCGAATTCTCATAGATAGGCTTTGGCCGCGGGGCATCAAAAAAGAAAATGCCCATATCGATTTATGGCTAAAAGAAATCGCCCCTAGTGACGCTTTGCGCAAATGGTTCAATCATGACCCGCAAAAATGGCCTGAGTTTCAAAAACGCTATGCAAAAGAATTAAAAAGCAAAGGGGAGGTGATTGCTATTATTTACCAAGAAGAACAAAAACACACGGTTACTTTATTATATGGCTCTAAAGAAACTGAACATAACAACGCGATTGCATTAAAAAAATTTTTAGAAGGGTAG
- a CDS encoding sugar O-acetyltransferase: MSVKKSILTKRVNTQSPEWDVTANAVMRAMRLTTELNKLSFDDAAKVRAIFSELIGQPVDETFRLIPPFYTAGGLEIRVGHKVFINQCCTIYDMGGVDIEDLVMIGPNVNIITAGHPVDPAERRAYVEAKSIIIKRNVWIATAATILGGVTVGENSVVAAGAVVTKDVPANTLVAGVPAKVIRSLDR, from the coding sequence ATGAGTGTCAAGAAATCTATCTTAACCAAACGCGTGAACACTCAGAGTCCAGAATGGGACGTGACTGCGAATGCGGTCATGCGAGCTATGCGGTTAACTACAGAGTTGAATAAGCTGTCATTTGATGATGCTGCAAAAGTGAGAGCCATATTCAGCGAATTAATTGGTCAACCGGTCGATGAGACTTTTAGGCTTATTCCTCCTTTCTATACAGCAGGTGGTCTTGAGATCAGGGTTGGACATAAAGTATTCATTAATCAGTGCTGTACCATTTATGATATGGGCGGAGTTGATATTGAAGATTTAGTCATGATTGGTCCCAATGTTAACATTATCACCGCAGGTCACCCGGTAGATCCCGCTGAACGCCGCGCTTATGTTGAAGCCAAATCCATTATCATTAAAAGGAATGTTTGGATTGCCACTGCTGCCACTATATTGGGTGGTGTTACGGTGGGGGAAAATTCTGTTGTTGCAGCTGGTGCTGTTGTTACGAAAGATGTTCCTGCAAACACTTTGGTTGCGGGTGTGCCAGCCAAGGTCATTCGCTCGCTTGATCGTTGA